A window of the Arachis duranensis cultivar V14167 chromosome 5, aradu.V14167.gnm2.J7QH, whole genome shotgun sequence genome harbors these coding sequences:
- the LOC107486980 gene encoding probable LRR receptor-like serine/threonine-protein kinase At3g47570 isoform X1, translating to MKQNIIHFFLITTLNSSLLWFISNTSSSSSSAHALLLGNESDHLALLKFKDSISKDPFGVLDSWNTTNHFCKWQGITCNNSPKQQRVIELRLPGYYLHGSLSPQLSNLSFLRHIDLENNSFYGDIPQELGLLSHLQVLYLDNNSLTGEIPINLTSCSELTNFDFSWNNLIGNIPIGIGSLSKLKEFFIERNNLSGRIPPSIGNLTSLTSLVLISNDLEGNIPQQLCALQNLTYLLLDSNEFSSTLPSCLYNISSLSVLSVSNNNISGSLPANIFHNLPNLQFFQIGTNNFSGKIPLSVTNASLLQVLDLDRNHFVGQVPSLGKLTKLRFLSVSENNLGGFPTKDLKFLKPLANCSNLYVLGISVNNFGGQLPNYIGNLSTHLSNLFLGYNQIYGKIPAELGNLVNLTLLNMQGCRFDGNIPATFGQFQKMEVLELSGNKFSGEMPAFIGNLSKLFLLDLSDNMFEGSIPSSIGNCQNLQHLNFSKNNLSRTIPSEIFSISSLTILLDLSQNSFSGNLSDEVGKLQNLNFLKVSENNLVGNIPASIAECLSLEFLYLQGNSFSGAIPSSLVSLKGLRKLDISRNHLSGSIPEGLQNLSLEYLNISFNMLDGKVPTGGVFKNVSEFAMIGNNKLCGGVSELHLPPCPSEAKKPKRHHNFKLVVVIVCVCAFFFFLSLLLTICWMRKRSKKMSSDDSPTIDQLAKVSYQSLHNGTNGFSEENLIGSGSFGSVYKGTLELEESGVAVAIKVLKLQTKGAEKSFVAECNALKSVRHRNLVKILTCCSGTDYKGQEFKALVFEFMTNGSLESWLHPSTEIANQTAARSLNLEQRFNIINDVASAFHYLHYECDRAIIHRDLKPSNILLDDLMVAHVGDFGLARLLEKNIGDSSMQTTSTGLKGTFGYAPPEYGMGYQVSIEGDMYSFGILILEMLTGKRPTDEIFMDGHNLHKYVEVSISSNIFKIVDPCILSMGEQLQPGVENCLISLFKVGLACSMESPNERMTMVDLMRQLNRIKSCFPYTQLMEADQNIHKLV from the exons ATGAAGCAAAACATTATTCACTTCTTTCTTATTACCACTCTGAACTCATCACTACTGTGGTTTATCTCAAACactagtagtagtagtagtagtgcaCATGCATTGTTGCTAGGAAATGAGAGTGATCATCTGGCTTTGCTCAAGTTCAAGGATTCAATATCCAAGGACCCTTTTGGAGTCTTGGATTCTTGGAATACCACAAACCACTTTTGCAAGTGGCAAGGAATCACATGCAATAATAGTCCCAAGCAACAAAGAGTTATTGAATTGAGGTTACCAGGATATTATCTGCATGGATCTCTGTCTCCTCAACTCAGTAATCTCTCTTTTCTGAGGCACATAGACCTCGAAAACAACAGCTTCTATGGAGATATTCCCCAAGAGCTTGGTCTCTTGTCACACCTGCAGGTACTTTATCTTGATAACAATTCTCTGACTGGTGAAATTCCTATAAACTTGACCAGTTGTTCTGAACTCACAAACTTTGACTTCTCATGGAACAATTTGATTGGTAACATACCAATTGGAATTGGATCTCTTTCCAAGCTCAAAGAATTTTTCATTGAGAGAAATAATTTAAGTGGAAGAATCCCACCATCCATAGGTAATCTTACATCCCTCACTTCCCTAGTGTTGATTTCTAATGACTTGGAGGGGAATATTCCACAACAATTATGTGCCTTGCAAAACTTAACATATTTATTACTCGATTCGAACGAATTTTCCAGTACACTTCCATCTTGTCTTTACAATATATCATCTCTTAGTGTGTTATCAGTTTCAAACAATAATATTAGTGGCTCTTTGCCGGCCAACATTTTCCACAACCTCCCAAATCTTCAATTTTTCCAAATTGGAACAAACAATTTCTCTGGAAAAATTCCACTTTCTGTCACAAATGCATCTTTACTACAAGTACTTGATTTGGATCGAAACCATTTTGTGGGACAAGTTCCAAGCCTAGGGAAGCTAACAAAACTTCGATTTCTGTCTGTATCTGAGAACAATCTAGGTGGATTTCCAACTAAGGATTTGAAGTTCTTGAAGCCTTTGGCCAACTGTAGTAACTTGTACGTGCTTGGCATATCTGTCAATAACTTTGGAGGCCAGTTGCCAAATTACATTGGTAATTTGTCTACACACTTGAGCAATCTCTTTCTTGGTTATAACCAAATATATGGAAAAATTCCTGCGGAGTTAGGAAATTTGGTTAACTTAACTCTCTTGAACATGCAAGGCTGCCGTTTTGATGGGAATATTCCAGCTACTTTTGGACAGTTTCAAAAGATGGAAGTATTAGAGTTGAGTGGAAACAAGTTTTCAGGAGAGATGCCAGCCTTTATAGGCAACCTCAGCAAGTTATTTCTCTTGGATTTGTCAGACAATATGTTTGAAGGAAGCATTCCTTCAAGTATAGGAAACTGCCAGAACTTACAACATCTTAATTTTTCCAAGAACAATCTCAGCAGAACCATACCATCTGAGATTTTCAGCATTTCTTCCTTAACAATCTTATTAGACTTGTCACAAAACTCATTCAGTGGCAATCTATCTGATGAAGTGGGAAAGCTACAAAATCTCAATTTCCTGAAAGTCTCTGAGAATAATCTAGTTGGCAACATTCCTGCCAGCATTGCAGAGTGTCTAAGTTTGGAGTTCCTTTATTTGCAAGGGAATTCATTCTCCGGAGCCATACCATCCTCTTTGGTTTCGCTTAAAGGTCTCCGAAAATTAGACATATCACGAAACCATTTGTCAGGGTCGATTCCTGAAGGATTGCAGAACCTTTCACTTGAGTATCTCAATATCTCTTTCAACATGTTAGATGGAAAAGTGCCGACAGGAGGAGTTTTCAAAAATGTGAGTGAGTTTGCAATGATTGGAAACAATAAGCTTTGTGGGGGTGTTTCAGAGCTTCATTTGCCACCATGCCCTTCTGAAGCTAAGAAACCAAAGAGACACCACAATTTCAAGTTGGTTGTAGTGATAGTTTGTGTGTgtgcttttttcttcttcttatcccTTCTCCTAACCATTTGCTGGATGAGGAAGAGAAGCAAGAAAATGTCTTCTGATGATTCACCAACAATAGACCAGCTGGCTAAGGTTTCCTATCAAAGCCTACACAATGGAACCAATGGATTCTCAGAAGAAAATTTGATAGGGTCTGGAAGTTTTGGCTCTGTGTATAAGGGAACTCTTGAGTTAGAAGAAAGTGGTGTTGCTGTTGCCATTAAGGTCCTAAAGCTTCAAACCAAAGGTGCTGAGAAGAGTTTTGTTGCTGAATGTAATGCACTCAAGAGTGTGAGGCATCGCAATCTGGTGAAGATTTTAACATGTTGCTCAGGTACAGATTATAAAGGGCAAGAATTCAAGGCTCTAGTTTTTGAGTTCATGACAAATGGAAGCCTAGAAAGTTGGTTACATCCATCAACAGAAATTGCAAATCAAACTGCTGCTAGATCACTGAACCTTGAGCAAAGGTTTAACATCATCAATGATGTTGCCTCAGCATTTCATTATCTTCACTATGAATGCGATCGAGCTATTATTCATCGTGATTTAAAGCCAAGCAATATTCTTCTGGACGATTTGATGGTAGCTCATGTGGGTGATTTTGGCTTAGCAAGACTACTTGAGAAGAATATTGGAGACTCTTCTATGCAAACTACCTCAACTGGACTGAAAGGAACTTTTGGTTATGCTCCTCCAG AGTATGGAATGGGTTATCAAGTGTCCATTGAAGGAGATATGTATAGCTTTGGGATTCTGATATTAGAAATGTTGACTGGAAAGAGGCCCACGGATGAAATATTCATGGACGGTCACAATCTCCATAAATATgttgaagtttcaatttcaaGTAACATTTTCAAGATTGTGGACCCATGTATCCTTTCCATGGGAGAACAACTACAGCCTGGGGTTGAAAATTGTTTAATTTCACTGTTTAAAGTTGGACTGGCTTGTTCAATGGAATCACCAAATGAAAGAATGACTATGGTTGATTTAATGAGACAGCTTAATCGAATCAAAAGTTGTTTTCCTTATACTCAACTCATGGAAGCAGATCAGAACATTCATAAACTC GTCTGA